From the Rhodopirellula bahusiensis genome, one window contains:
- a CDS encoding ATP-binding cassette domain-containing protein — protein sequence MIHVQHLTKAYEDLRRGRFLAVDHISFCVQPGEIFGLLGPNGAGKTTVLRILSTVLRPSSGIATIDGYDVSHEPAEVRRRIGFVSNNTAIYDRMTAWEMVGYFGRLHGMQRDELNDRLEKLFGQLRMNEFRDVPGSKMSTGMQQKVSIARALVHDPPVLVFDEATLGLDVLVARNLLEVIRELREAGKCLIFSTHIMSEVERLCDRIAIMHRGRILDSGTLGELVDRHEEENFEELFFSLLNEHETAEANEQNEGLGSNPSPTETLATTEAVR from the coding sequence ATGATTCATGTCCAACACCTGACGAAGGCTTACGAAGACCTTCGTCGGGGACGTTTCTTAGCCGTTGACCACATTTCGTTTTGTGTCCAACCAGGAGAAATCTTTGGACTGCTCGGTCCCAACGGAGCCGGCAAAACAACTGTGCTGCGAATCCTTTCGACCGTGCTGCGTCCCAGTTCTGGCATCGCAACGATCGACGGCTACGACGTTTCGCATGAGCCCGCCGAGGTCCGTCGCCGCATCGGTTTTGTCAGCAACAACACCGCGATTTATGACCGAATGACGGCCTGGGAAATGGTCGGCTACTTTGGACGGCTTCACGGCATGCAACGCGACGAGTTGAACGATCGACTCGAAAAGCTGTTCGGCCAACTTCGCATGAACGAATTTCGCGACGTGCCCGGCAGCAAAATGTCCACGGGGATGCAGCAAAAGGTTTCCATCGCACGGGCCTTGGTGCACGACCCTCCCGTGCTGGTCTTTGACGAAGCGACCCTGGGTCTGGACGTGTTGGTTGCTCGCAATCTGTTGGAAGTCATTCGCGAACTACGCGAAGCAGGCAAGTGCCTGATCTTTTCGACTCACATCATGAGCGAAGTCGAACGTTTGTGCGATCGAATCGCGATCATGCATCGTGGCCGCATCCTGGATTCAGGAACGCTGGGTGAACTGGTCGACCGGCACGAAGAAGAGAACTTCGAGGAACTTTTCTTCTCACTGCTCAACGAACATGAAACGGCAGAAGCAAACGAACAAAACGAAGGGCTGGGAAGCAATCCATCCCCGACTGAAACGCTCGCTACCACGGAGGCTGTTCGATGA
- a CDS encoding ABC transporter permease subunit/CPBP intramembrane protease, which translates to MSESSKQKRERAAKVNRPRLETIGLIYAREMRDQLRDRRTLFTIIVLPILLYPIVGMLLLQIAQFTQQHPISVCVIGMEHVQSAAVGDIPPLLVEKEAEEETNKPEKALPQYRFADAVSEGVQNVNVTTYQTSELQRTGDLSERSETWVRDGIYDCVVCFETPLSGVDLTQPNQQGTIGLFYNVASDQSLVARERMASILNRWRGTWVRNRLSSAGMELSVLDPFQVRDVDIAPERTREAAFWSKLLPFIMLIWAMTGAFYPAIDLVAGEKERGTLETLLCSPTLRSEIVWGKLGAVMSFSMMTAILNACSMLVTSTFVFNQIAIGPAGGSMGTPPLIPMLWLFVALVPLSALFSALALAVAAMARSSKEGQYYLMPLMMLTLPLVLLPMLPGTTLSLGTSLIPVTGMFLLVRTLVEGHMFEALTYVPTVALVTGICLWMAVQWARRQFESESVLFGDGDQWELGAWFRHLWRDRQLAATPTVAFGCGAVVLVGLFFGKLAVTEMPTTFSGIATLVLIPQLGLILGPTLLMSIMLTTSLRTSLRLSLPSWRTWPVIGVLCVMLHPLYIQLAGWISTMYPLSDQAVEAMLPFTQQIASAPWTSVILLMAFVPAICEEITFRGFIFGGLVRGGHPLRAVLVTALMFGISHGVLQQSISATFMGMLLGWIALRTGSVLPGIAIHFSNNAMSASLQRVAELDLPVMNELIQNTANGPAYHPYWTACCFIVSAACLAGIYRITQDVDSINSSDALADRVILGGNATDPSLKRLTAATQ; encoded by the coding sequence ATGAGTGAATCGTCCAAACAAAAACGCGAACGAGCTGCCAAGGTCAACCGACCACGACTCGAAACGATTGGCTTGATCTACGCGCGTGAGATGCGAGATCAATTGCGAGACCGTCGAACGCTGTTCACGATCATCGTCTTGCCGATCTTACTGTATCCCATCGTCGGAATGCTGCTGTTGCAGATCGCTCAGTTCACTCAACAGCACCCAATTTCGGTCTGCGTGATCGGAATGGAACATGTCCAATCGGCCGCGGTCGGCGACATTCCACCGCTGCTGGTTGAAAAGGAAGCCGAAGAGGAAACGAACAAACCGGAAAAGGCGTTGCCGCAATATCGATTCGCCGACGCGGTATCCGAAGGCGTTCAAAATGTGAACGTGACGACGTATCAAACCAGCGAACTGCAACGCACCGGCGATTTGAGCGAACGAAGTGAAACCTGGGTTCGCGATGGGATCTATGACTGCGTGGTTTGCTTTGAAACGCCTTTGTCAGGAGTCGACCTAACGCAGCCCAATCAACAGGGAACGATCGGACTGTTTTACAACGTTGCATCCGATCAATCGTTGGTCGCCCGAGAACGCATGGCGTCGATCTTGAATCGTTGGCGCGGCACATGGGTTCGCAATCGATTGTCATCCGCAGGGATGGAGCTTTCGGTATTGGACCCGTTCCAAGTTCGTGACGTCGACATCGCACCGGAACGAACTCGCGAGGCCGCGTTCTGGAGCAAACTTCTGCCGTTCATCATGCTGATCTGGGCAATGACCGGTGCGTTCTATCCCGCGATCGACTTGGTCGCCGGTGAGAAAGAACGCGGCACTTTGGAAACATTGCTCTGCAGCCCCACGCTTCGAAGCGAAATCGTCTGGGGCAAACTCGGCGCCGTGATGTCATTCAGCATGATGACCGCGATCCTGAATGCTTGTTCGATGCTGGTAACCAGCACGTTCGTGTTCAACCAAATCGCGATCGGTCCCGCCGGCGGATCCATGGGGACGCCGCCGTTGATTCCGATGCTGTGGTTGTTTGTCGCGCTCGTTCCTTTGTCAGCGTTGTTCAGTGCATTGGCCCTCGCGGTCGCTGCGATGGCACGCAGCAGCAAAGAAGGCCAGTACTACTTGATGCCGTTGATGATGCTGACGCTGCCGCTTGTGCTGCTTCCCATGTTGCCAGGCACAACGCTCAGCCTCGGCACCAGCTTGATCCCCGTGACAGGAATGTTCCTGCTCGTTCGAACGTTGGTTGAAGGACACATGTTCGAAGCGCTCACGTACGTTCCGACCGTCGCACTTGTCACCGGCATCTGCTTGTGGATGGCCGTCCAATGGGCTCGGCGTCAATTCGAATCCGAATCCGTTTTGTTCGGCGACGGCGATCAATGGGAACTCGGAGCATGGTTCCGACACCTTTGGCGTGACCGCCAATTGGCCGCCACTCCCACCGTCGCGTTTGGCTGCGGAGCCGTCGTTCTGGTTGGACTGTTCTTTGGCAAGTTGGCAGTGACCGAGATGCCAACCACGTTCTCAGGAATCGCAACGCTGGTCCTGATCCCGCAACTTGGATTGATCCTGGGCCCCACGTTGTTGATGTCGATCATGCTGACAACATCACTTCGCACCAGCCTGCGGCTCAGCCTTCCGAGCTGGCGAACTTGGCCTGTGATCGGTGTGCTGTGCGTCATGCTTCATCCGCTGTACATCCAATTGGCAGGATGGATCAGCACGATGTATCCGCTCAGCGATCAGGCTGTTGAAGCCATGCTGCCATTCACCCAGCAGATCGCATCGGCACCATGGACATCCGTGATTCTGTTGATGGCATTCGTCCCTGCGATCTGCGAAGAGATCACGTTCCGTGGATTCATCTTCGGTGGACTGGTTCGTGGCGGTCATCCGCTGCGAGCTGTGTTGGTCACCGCATTGATGTTTGGTATCTCACACGGTGTTCTTCAACAATCAATCTCAGCGACCTTCATGGGAATGTTGCTCGGCTGGATCGCTCTTCGAACCGGTAGCGTGCTGCCGGGCATCGCGATTCACTTTTCCAACAACGCGATGTCAGCATCACTCCAGCGTGTCGCCGAATTGGATCTGCCAGTCATGAACGAACTGATTCAAAACACTGCCAATGGGCCAGCGTACCATCCTTACTGGACCGCTTGTTGCTTCATCGTGTCAGCGGCATGTCTGGCCGGAATCTACCGGATCACGCAAGACGTGGACTCCATCAACAGCAGCGATGCATTGGCCGACCGAGTGATCCTGGGCGGCAACGCAACGGACCCATCACTCAAACGACTGACAGCTGCGACTCAGTGA
- a CDS encoding glycosyltransferase family 2 protein yields the protein MNELNAPSDVVSDESQPQLNPPSLGVDSAVDPGYWFSDEYVARMRQTIGPDACRALSIYPLPDQFRLSVIVPVYNECSTVESVLNSLRNTGLPMQIIVVDDGSNDGSGETLEQCQNDHQVTLLRHPENRGKGAAIRTAIEAAEGDVIVIQDADSEYDPGDFRVMLQPLLAGEADVVYGTRYGHCDRQVSPWWHQAVNGFISWLASVAIGPRLSDVETCYKMASRENFLDILPKLKENRFGIEIEVTARWARKNLRFTERPIRYHHRWYDEGKKIGWRDGVAALGCIFRYGLLRR from the coding sequence GTGAACGAATTGAATGCGCCTTCCGATGTCGTATCGGACGAATCGCAACCGCAATTGAATCCCCCGTCATTGGGTGTCGATTCAGCCGTTGATCCCGGCTATTGGTTCAGCGACGAATACGTTGCTCGCATGCGTCAAACGATTGGCCCCGATGCTTGTCGCGCGCTTTCGATCTATCCGCTGCCAGATCAGTTTCGTTTGTCGGTGATCGTTCCTGTCTACAACGAATGCTCCACCGTTGAATCGGTGCTCAACTCACTGCGCAACACCGGACTACCGATGCAAATCATCGTGGTCGACGACGGATCGAACGATGGCTCAGGGGAAACCCTCGAACAATGTCAAAATGACCACCAAGTCACGTTGCTTCGTCATCCCGAAAACCGTGGCAAAGGTGCGGCAATCCGCACTGCCATTGAAGCGGCGGAAGGCGACGTGATCGTGATTCAGGATGCCGACAGCGAATACGATCCAGGTGACTTTCGGGTCATGTTGCAGCCATTGTTGGCTGGTGAAGCCGACGTGGTTTACGGCACGCGTTACGGCCATTGCGACCGCCAGGTCTCTCCTTGGTGGCACCAAGCCGTCAACGGGTTCATCTCGTGGTTGGCCAGTGTCGCGATTGGTCCGCGGCTGAGTGACGTCGAGACCTGTTACAAGATGGCTAGCCGTGAAAACTTTTTGGACATCCTGCCAAAGCTGAAAGAAAATCGATTCGGAATCGAGATCGAAGTGACGGCACGTTGGGCCAGAAAGAATCTGCGTTTCACGGAACGGCCGATTCGCTATCACCATCGTTGGTACGACGAAGGCAAAAAGATCGGTTGGCGTGATGGCGTCGCTGCTCTCGGATGCATCTTCCGCTACGGCTTGCTTCGTCGATGA
- the mdh gene encoding malate dehydrogenase codes for MRRAKITIVGAGNVGATCAHWCAAAELGDVVLLDIPRTEDMPRGKALDLMQASPIMGFDSNIVGTTDYADTADSDVIVVTAGLPRKPGMSRDDLLATNAKIVTSVAEEIKATSPNAVIIVVSNPLDAMVQQMFKVTGFEPAKVIGQAGVLDTARYRTFLAMELGVSVEDISALLMGGHGDTMVPIPSCTSVGGIPITQLISKERLDEIVDRTRKGGAEIVSLLKTGSAYYAPAAACAQMVEAIVKDKKRVIPVAAYCDSEYGVGGYYVGVPVVLGSGGVERIIELSLTDEETKAFQNSVDAVKSLVSTMDGLLAE; via the coding sequence ATGCGTCGCGCGAAAATCACCATTGTCGGAGCCGGAAACGTCGGTGCCACCTGTGCTCATTGGTGCGCGGCAGCCGAACTCGGCGATGTCGTTCTGTTGGACATTCCCCGCACCGAGGACATGCCTCGCGGCAAGGCTTTGGACCTAATGCAAGCCTCACCGATCATGGGGTTTGATTCGAACATCGTCGGCACGACCGACTACGCCGACACAGCCGACAGCGACGTGATCGTTGTCACCGCCGGCCTACCACGCAAACCCGGCATGAGCCGCGATGACTTGTTGGCCACCAACGCGAAAATTGTGACCAGCGTTGCGGAAGAAATCAAAGCGACCAGCCCCAACGCGGTGATCATCGTCGTCAGCAACCCGCTCGACGCGATGGTTCAGCAGATGTTCAAAGTCACCGGCTTCGAACCCGCCAAAGTCATCGGCCAAGCTGGCGTCTTGGACACCGCTCGATACCGAACATTCCTGGCAATGGAATTGGGCGTCAGTGTCGAAGACATCAGCGCATTGTTGATGGGTGGACACGGCGACACGATGGTGCCGATCCCAAGCTGCACCAGCGTTGGCGGCATCCCGATCACTCAACTGATCTCGAAAGAACGCCTGGACGAAATCGTCGACCGAACTCGCAAGGGCGGAGCCGAAATCGTATCTCTGCTGAAAACCGGCAGCGCTTACTACGCTCCCGCCGCGGCCTGTGCCCAAATGGTCGAAGCGATCGTCAAAGACAAGAAGCGAGTCATTCCTGTCGCCGCTTACTGCGATTCGGAATACGGCGTCGGTGGCTACTACGTCGGCGTCCCGGTTGTCCTGGGCAGCGGTGGTGTGGAACGCATCATCGAATTGTCGCTGACCGACGAAGAAACCAAGGCCTTCCAAAACAGCGTCGACGCGGTCAAATCGCTCGTTTCGACCATGGACGGACTGCTCGCTGAGTAG
- the hisC gene encoding histidinol-phosphate transaminase has product MLYRPALSKMKPYVPGEQPPPGKFIKLNTNENPYPPPAPVVSAIQAAATGPLNRYPDPMATSFRRAAANALGLPGPEWVLAGNGSDEILTLLVRGFVGEGESLRLPYPSYILYRTLADIQGANWEQVPFNDPWELPQSFGENRDDLKLVLLPNPNSPSGTIVSKSQIAELSSSLDCPLVVDEAYADFAEDNCLDLVQSDENILVTRTLSKSYGLAGIRFGFLVAQPQVIAELTKIKDSYNCDAISIAAATAAMGCQDWLSDVIAKMNVTRERMTQRLRTLGFDVTPSHANFVWCRHPEGKHAEIHQYLKQSQILIRYMDFPDWGDGLRISVGTDEQIDACLLMIERAMQSLNFSLPARADST; this is encoded by the coding sequence TTGCTATACCGTCCCGCGCTTTCCAAGATGAAACCGTATGTCCCGGGGGAACAACCTCCGCCGGGCAAATTCATCAAGCTCAACACAAACGAGAACCCGTATCCACCACCGGCGCCGGTTGTCTCCGCGATCCAAGCCGCCGCGACCGGCCCGCTGAATCGCTACCCCGACCCGATGGCGACTTCTTTCCGACGAGCCGCCGCGAATGCCTTGGGATTGCCTGGACCGGAATGGGTCCTGGCCGGTAACGGCAGCGACGAAATCCTGACATTGCTCGTTCGTGGATTCGTCGGTGAGGGCGAATCGCTGCGTCTGCCTTACCCCAGTTACATCCTGTATCGCACTTTGGCCGATATCCAAGGTGCAAACTGGGAACAAGTCCCGTTCAACGATCCTTGGGAACTTCCACAGTCGTTCGGCGAGAATCGCGACGACCTGAAACTCGTGCTGTTGCCCAATCCGAACAGCCCCAGCGGGACGATCGTTTCCAAAAGCCAGATCGCTGAACTATCGAGCTCACTGGACTGCCCACTGGTCGTCGACGAAGCCTACGCCGACTTCGCGGAAGACAATTGTCTCGACCTTGTCCAATCCGATGAGAACATCCTCGTCACGCGAACGCTTAGCAAGTCGTATGGGTTGGCGGGCATTCGATTTGGCTTCCTCGTCGCGCAGCCGCAGGTGATCGCGGAACTGACCAAAATCAAAGACAGCTACAACTGCGACGCGATCTCCATCGCCGCCGCGACCGCAGCGATGGGATGCCAAGATTGGTTGTCCGATGTGATTGCAAAAATGAATGTCACTCGCGAACGGATGACGCAGCGTTTGCGAACACTCGGGTTCGACGTGACACCATCGCACGCGAATTTCGTGTGGTGCCGCCATCCCGAAGGAAAACACGCGGAAATTCACCAGTATCTCAAACAAAGCCAGATCCTGATCCGATACATGGACTTTCCCGACTGGGGCGATGGACTGCGAATCAGCGTCGGGACCGACGAACAGATCGATGCGTGCTTGTTGATGATCGAGCGAGCGATGCAGTCACTCAACTTTTCTCTTCCCGCCCGAGCGGACTCAACATGA
- the hisB gene encoding imidazoleglycerol-phosphate dehydratase HisB, with translation MTSSNSNSSREVSLERKTGETEIKLSVNLDGSGAGKRNSGIGFLDHMLDLLAKHALIDLTVEAKGDLHVDDHHTAEDIGIALGTAVDEALGNRAGVRRYGHFTLPMDECLVTSAVDMGGRYAFEYNAPIAASKIGTFDSELVEHFWQSFAVNAKCNLHVLLHYGSNAHHISECVFKATARAIRMAVESDPRSDAIPSTKGVL, from the coding sequence ATGACCTCTTCCAATTCCAACTCGTCACGCGAAGTCAGCCTCGAACGCAAGACTGGCGAGACCGAAATCAAACTCTCTGTCAATCTTGATGGCAGCGGTGCGGGAAAACGAAACTCCGGAATCGGCTTCCTTGACCACATGCTGGATCTGCTGGCCAAACACGCGTTGATTGACTTGACCGTGGAAGCCAAAGGTGACTTGCACGTCGACGATCACCACACTGCCGAAGACATCGGCATCGCTCTCGGCACCGCGGTTGACGAAGCCCTCGGCAACCGCGCGGGCGTGCGTCGATACGGCCACTTCACGTTGCCGATGGATGAATGCTTGGTTACATCGGCGGTCGACATGGGTGGACGCTATGCGTTCGAATACAACGCTCCCATCGCGGCATCCAAGATTGGCACCTTCGACAGCGAATTGGTCGAACACTTTTGGCAATCCTTCGCCGTCAATGCGAAGTGCAACTTACATGTCTTGTTGCACTACGGAAGCAACGCTCACCACATCAGCGAGTGTGTCTTCAAGGCGACCGCGAGAGCAATCCGCATGGCAGTCGAGAGCGACCCTCGCAGCGATGCCATCCCGAGCACGAAGGGCGTGCTGTAA